The Aphelocoma coerulescens isolate FSJ_1873_10779 chromosome 8, UR_Acoe_1.0, whole genome shotgun sequence genome contains the following window.
GGCAATATGAAAGGACATAACCAAATAGGATACACCTGCAGGGGCAGGAAAACACTTTATCACTTACTTTTGAACACAATCATCCTTTAAGCTCTATAATAAATGTGACAAAATGAAGAGTTAAGAGAACTTCTTCCCAATCTGGGACTGAAACCCTTgctttcagctcttctttcccAGCTGTCCTGGTGTTGTTTTTAGCTGGACTTTCTAATGACCATAACACAAATAGATTAAAAATGTCCTCCTAGAGTTACATCTCATACccttaaatatttgaaattaaaagggaaaaaaaatcccataaacaACCACCCCAATCTCAAAGCAACAACTGAATAAACATTCTGagcaaaaagagaaggaagtgATTTCTTTTCCAGGTCAATCCAAAACTGAAATTGTCAAAATTGAAATTCTATACTAActaaaataaattcagaaataaaagcaagaaaggGAAATGAATCTCCACAGTTGGTGTTTAGTGAGACCACCAATCATTCTAGGTGAAGATCAGTTCAAATTTTAgtctaagaaaaaaatcttttagaaGTGTTGGCTTCTACTAAAGTTTGACTCTCTTATttaattcttctctttttcagaaAGCTGTGTTTATTTCTGCCTCAGCCTTGCACCATGGactcacacagcacagcactcccCAGGACACAATAATGGACCTTTTGTACAAGCAGGATATTATGTCTTAAGATCAACAATCACACTTCTTATCACAACCCCAAGATTTGCTGCATTCTAAGACAATGTGTTCTTACATTAAGGTCAACGTGGAAGGTCTGGATGGATTTTTCAAGGCTCTTCATTGGCACCAACATGTCCTGCACAACGTGGTGTTGCTCGTACAGCTTCCGAATGGCTTCTCCTTGGGTGAGCTTTAAcagggagatttttgggggaacCATCCAGCCAAACAGGTAACGGAACACAGGGTTATTGCCAAAAGGAATGATATCcttcaaagaggaaaggaaaacaggaacACAGGGTTATTGCCAAAAGGAATGATATCcttcaaagaggaaaggaaaacaggaacACAGGGTTATTGCCAAAAGGAATGATATCcttcaaagaggaaaggaaaacagtttGACTGAAGAATGTGTAAGTGGAACAAAAGAACACTTCAGAATCCTCGGAGCAATATTAAACCAGATTTTCAATAAATTGAATTACTGATACTTTTGTGAAGTCCTAAAATACAAATATGAGCAAATTAGAGGGGCCTGGATTGCACTTGGCTACAGAAGCCTGCCCCAAGCCTCCTCTGGTTACCACTGATTTTCAGTTGTATGAACCACAACATACCCAGCcccaaataaataatttcagacAATAAAGCTCAGAGAGCAACAGGCTATCATCTTACAACAGCCAAGGGAGGAGTGCACAAGGAGCTACCCTTACAGAAGTTTTACAGTAACCACATAAAATTtctcaaaagcattttaaaactgtaaaattttaattatcACCTGCACAGCCAACTCCTGTTCAGCTTCTGCAGGAGCTGAAAGGATCTGTTACCTCACTCCAGAGATTCAAAATGTAGTAACAGGAATATTTCAGAATGTCAAATAACGTTTTGCCTAAGTACACGTGACAATAAACACATTTGTGAAATTCCAGCTAATGACCTGCTACATAATTACTTTAGGCGGGGCAGTTTTTCAGCCAGAATTTCACATTCATGTTTTTTCCACCATCTGAAGTTGAAAATCTCTCAGTAGGTACAAAAATTTAACGCTGAAAGACATACTTAAGGTCTAAATTCAGAAAAGCACTAAACCAAAAATTAGGAGTTTCTGATACAACGCCTTATATGTGAACAAGTGTCTTTGGATTTGCTGTACCCAAATGCAGGACTTGGAAATTTGCCATGAAGTTTGCTGGCTTTTTTTCTGCCATGAAAGACAGAAGTCCCTGCCAAGGGGAAGAAGGTACATTGTACCTACACTGGGAAAGGGCAGAGTACCTTCCTGCAGATCTATCTGTATTTTGGAACTGGTCTTACTTGGAGCTCCCAGAAGATACTGCGAGTATGTCTGTGGTAGTAATGTCTGGAAGGAATGTACTCTACTCCAGTCCTGTCAGCTTTCAAATACTTCTCCACATGCTTGAAGAACCACGGCTTGTAGTAGTTGCCAATTCTGTTTATCTACAAGAAAACATGCATTCATTAGACAACAGTTACACCTTGCTAGACAACAGAGTATGTCCCCAGATTCCTTTCCTGGGAGGAATCTGTGTTATACCCTCTGGATGACACTGTCACAAGGCATCTAGGGAGCCTTCACTCCTCCACCTGCAAGGCTCCTGCTTACCTTTCTTGCCATTCAGGTTTAAGTAAGGCTTGCCATTGACAAGCTATTTAAGAGCCCAGAAATGTGACAGAACTGAATTCCTAAAATGCCAATCCCTAAACCCACCATTAATCCAAAATCTCACACAGCAGAGGAGAAACATCCAGGTGGAGGGTTGCAGGAACACTTAGCATGACCCTCCTGTGCATGTCCCTGGTATCTTTTTATGAgtattaacagaattaaaagcttGCTGGGAAGAGAGTTACTCTGAATAACTGCAGTTCAAAGCAGCATTGTTCAGTCTATGAGAAAAGatccttcttttcctcctcagGTACTGCAGTGAAGAGGCTGCAGACTGAATTATTGGCTAGAACAATGAAATCAGTGGGTCATTTCTCAACAGTTGAGGAGATTTACAGAACAGACTCTGTCATAGTAGCAAAGGgatgtaatttaaaatattctcaTGGACAGATCTAATTTTTAATCTTATCTTAAGGGATTGTTACAGTTTTATAATGGTTTTATCCTAGCATCTAGTACAGCTTTGGTTAGACTTTGGGAGTATTTTTGTCATTGTGAGTAACTTCCCTTTAGTTACCTTGCTTTGCTCAGCTTCATCAGTCAAGACTCCTGTCATGATGACTGCTTCATCCAAGGAATACATAAGTCCTTCCACAAAActattctcctttttcttagaCTCTTCAGTGAACTTCTCACAAATCTTCTGCAGTCCTCTCACTGGCTTGTAATGTATTTTGACATATTTCTTGGCAGgaatcatttttatttctgctgcaaCCAGGAAACCCAGAGTACCACAAGACCAAGGCACTGCATAAAATAGGTCTGAGTTTTCAGTCTGCAAAAAGTATGTCATACTAAATCATATATCCACAACGATAACTGTCAATGACATTGTAAATGATAGCAAAGTAACATTTTGTCTTACTGGTGAACATCTCACAAGGCTTCCATCAGCAAGAACAAGTTCATAGGCCACGCAGGTGTGCTGAAAAAGTCCATAGATATGGGATGAAGACTCAATGCCAGTTCCCATGATCAGGCCACCTTATCAAGAGAGCACACAACAAATCAAATGAAACACACTCCAAAATGTGGGTGATTTATGAGAGCAAACACCCACTTTATAAACTCTTTTAagtctattttaaaaaaaaaaggaagtgctTATAACATAAATACCACAAAGAACATAATGTTCAACAGAGTATTTCTAGAACCTTTAAAACCATGCAATGTTTTACTGCATAAAAAACCCTAATGAAAGTGCAGCAAAATCAGTGAGTCTCTTGTCATCAACGACCCTTACCTACTGTGAGATCATCAAGCTCTGGTACCACAGGAATAGTCCAGCCCATGGGATTCAGGTATGCAGTCAGCTGGCCCATGGACACCAAAGGTTCCACACGAACAacctaaaaagcaaaaaaaaacccaaaaaaagcaaacaaacaaacaaacaaaacccaccccaagttCTCAACAAACATAAATGGAGAGTTCAGCATTAATGATGACAAAATATGGCTAACTGGATATACTTCCATCTGTTACCAGAACTCAGAGGCTCACTTTCCTAAGAGCGCTACTAAAAATAGTGGGAACTGTTTAGTGATTCCTCCTCTGCCTCAACATCTTGTTGCTCAGTGCCCAAACCCATAAATCAATCTGGTCTTTTAGACTTCAGCACATAAAAGCCAAGCAATTCCATATGCTGGGTTTTTCGGATAAAACGATCCAAGCACACACTGCAAACCCTTGAAATTTGATGGGTCTGTTAcaaaattttgttctttgtggAATCTGATCTCTTCAGCTCCGAGTATTGTAAGGAAAACTGTAAAATCCATTATAGTGAATGCTTTGTGATGGAATTTGTTACCTGTCTTTCACTGTCTACTTCCAGAACATCCATTAAATTGATCATGATGTTCTTATGAGTCTTCTTGTACTTCCCAACACGGAGTGACACAGTCAGCCAGCCGGGCCGGCCCGTGCACATGTACCTCTTGCTGCCTTCCTTCTTCCATTCCCGGACCTGCAAGAGCCAACAACTGTCAGAGCAGGGATGCTTTGGAAACCTCTTTGCAGACCTCTGAACTTCTAAACAAAGTACAACCAGAGCGGTTCAGCTACGTAGAGGAAGCATTTCTAATATCCTGTagctttggggggtttttttggggagaaaGGATTCAGAAAGCTATCAAGACACTACCagagagttaaaaaaacccacaggaaaACCTCCTCTAAGGGAGGTATTATCACTGTTATAATCTTAATTATAACAAAACACACAAACCCActccaaaacacacaaaaagtgCCTGTTCGTTTGCAAGCTCAggccaaagagagaaaacctggtctagtggaagcaaccttaagcaacctggtctagtggaagatgtccctgcccgtggcggggtgaggttggaatgagatgatttttaaggtcccttccaacccaaagcctCCTAGGATTCTGTGAAAAGTTGAGAAGGAGAATGTGTAAGCCATACATATGAGCCATGAATTCTGCAAAGCCGCAGTGGTTAACACCTGGAGCACAAACAACTGCATCTCCTTCAAAGCTGAGTTGCTACTAcagctggtaaaaaaaaaacaaacaatcaaCAGCCCCAAACCCTCTGAGAATAACGCCGTGCACATTAATATCCATCTGTATCTGTGATGTGAGAGATAAGGCAGGAAACAGAAGCAGACGTGACAGAATTACCACAAATACCAGAGAGCACAGAAGAATTACAGACATCTGCATTTCTGGGTGGAGGAAAAGTTTAATCTCCCCATGAAGCACCTCCTGGAACCGGCAGTGCCGAGCAGCAGGATGTGAGTGGAATCTGAACACGCTTCTGAGCCTGCCGTTCAGAGAACGACGTTTCCATGTTCCACACACGTGTGTCCCTGCGCCTCCTGCGTGTCCAGCGCGGCTCGCAGCGCATCCCTGAGGATACCGCAATGCCAGCAGCCGCGCGGAGGCAGCTCCACAGGAGTTTCGGCGGGACAAGAACCCTACAGGGGGCTGAAAGCCCCGCTAGCGTTTATTCCTTTGCTTTTCCCCGCTCCAGCAGGACTTTGTCCCGGGTGAGgaatggcggggggggggaggacgGGGATACCGGGATGCGGATGACAAGAGAGCGGGACAGGGACACGCTCTCCCCTCGCAAAGCCGTGGTACCCCCAGGGGTGCCGGGGTCCGGTCAAGCCTCACCTGCTCTTGGATGTGCCGGACGCGCTGGGCGTGCTGCCGCGGGGCGCTGTGGAGGCGCCAGACGGCCCATGCGCGCAGCTGGTAGTAGATGTCGAAGAGGATGGAGAgcggcaggaggaagaggcagacGAACAGCCAGCGGTGGTGCaccagcacggcctccagcccGCGGTGCCGCAcccacagcaccagcagcagaagcCCCGCGCCCACCGACCACAGCGCCGACATGGCGCCCACCGCCCGCTCGCGCTCCATCACAGCCGCGCTCCCTTATGGGACCCCGCCATGCCGCGCCCGCCGCTCGCGCGCTCGCCGCCCGGACCACGCCCCTCCGCCCCCATTGGCCGAGGAGTGAGGCGAGGGGAGGCCGGCGGCCAATCGGAGAGCTCCGCGGAGATCGGACCAGGCGCTGAGGGCTCCGATTGGCTGCGCGCggccggccccgcgctccccTCATCGCCGCGGGCAGCGGCCCCCGCGGGGCGGGGGTGTCACCGCctggggactggggggggaGCCGGGCCGGACCCCCGGGAATGGGGGCCGAAAcagccgggcagggctgggagtggggactGGGCAGGGTCAAACacccgggcagggctgggagtgggaCCGGGACATGGTcaaacccctgggcagggctgggaatggggactgggataTGGTCAAACCCCCGcgcagggctgggagtggggactGGGATATGGTcaaacccctgggcagggctgggaatggggaccggGATATGGTcaaacccctgggcagggctgggaatggggactgggcaGGGTCAGAcccccgggcagggctgggaatggggactgagATATGGTcaaacccctgggcagggctgggagtgggaCTGGGACATGGTcaaacccctgggcagggctgggaatggggactgggcaGGGTCAGACCCCCGGGCAGGGTCAGAcccccgggcagggctgggaatggggactgagATATGGTcaaacccctgggcagggctggaagTGGGGACCGGGGCATGGTcaaacccctgggcagggctgggaatggggactgggatatggtcaaacccctgggcagggctgggaatggggactgggcaGGGTCAAACacccgggcagggctgggagtggggactGGGCAGGGTCAGacccctgggcagggctgggaatggggactgggcaGGGTCAGACacccgggcagggctgggagtggggactGGGCAGGGTcaaacccctgggcagggctggggggagccGGGTCAGGTCccctggtgagtcaccagctgGTGACTGGTCCTAAGACAAGGGCTGAGTGGGATACAGGGCAGAGGACAAGGGCTGAGGCAGACGGGACCCCCCCCagtcagggctggggacaggcccTTGGAGGTGCTGTGGTGGCCAGTGTCTCCTGAACAAGGGATGCACCCTGGTGCCTTTAGGCTGGGGTCTGGAGCAAAACCCGGCAGTGCAGGTGTCTCCCACAGAAAGTCCAAAGTGCCATGCAGTTCCATTTCTAGCATAAAGAAGGGGACATCTCCCTCCAAAACACAGCTTGCGCTCTAAAACCGCAGCATAAATTTCCCAGCCATGCTGGAACCATGTGAGGGAAGATAAATAAAGTCTGTGAGAAAGATGAGGCTTTGTTTTTTGAAGTTAAAATGCCTCAAGGGATGTGCTGCTCGAGAGGACAGTGACAGAGGTCCAGTGACAGCCCCAGCAGGTCCTGGCACAGCCAGTGCTGTCAGGGGCCCTGGAATGGCAGAGACTTTGCCACGGCACCGCTGGGTTCAGAGAGGAACGTGGAATCGAGGTGTTCTGTGAGGACAGTGCCACGGTGATGTAACACGTGTGTCCGGTGGTGCCTCTTGCTCTTTGCCAGCAGGACAAATGCTTACCTCAGTCTTTAGATGATTGATAACTGGGAGATGGAAACTTCAGGCAGGGAGGGATCAAGGTTCAGAGCTCAGCTGTGGCAGGCCAGCCACACCTTTCAGCTGACTTCAGACAACTGGAAGGCTTTGTTTTGAACCCCGCTTCATGATTCTATGGAATcattcacagaatggtttgggttggaaataccttaaagatcacctagttccgacccttctgccatgggcagaacCACCTTCCATTAGAACAGTTTGTTCAGGTCCCCACGCAACCTGACCTGCAACAATGCCAGGGATGGAAACTTCAGCACACTGCTTTTATGGGTTTTGTCCCACTGCTTTTATTGAAGGACTAGTCGGAGACTTCACAGCTCTCATATTTGGAAATGGTCTCCTAATTTCCAGACTAAATTTACTTATAGCCAACTTATACTTGTTGCACTTGTGCCTAGTCTGCTCACTAGCTCTTCTTAATATCTGAGCTGATTTATGTTATCTGCTTTTATTTATCAGTTCATCTGCTGACTGGAATTATTCGTGCAAAAGAAGGTTCCCATGCCCTATAGGGAGGTTATTTTAACCTCTCTGAAGGACCTAAATAGTTATTCCTGATCTGAATGTGATCAAGCACTGGGCATATTGAATAACGGCATCATTTATTCCTAAGGGGATATTTATGCCGTCAGTGTCAATACTGTTTTGAAATTGCTTTTATGAAGAACCATTAAAAGTGCTTATAATGTTTTTCATGTTTTGCTCTTGTTTTTGTAAGGACCTAGGCaacaagaaaggggtaggtgaGCTCAAAAATTGTGATGTGAAACTGCTTTAAAGCAGAGGAGTGAACCACCGTTCAGATTATGGTCAAATTGCTTGTGTGCCTACTGATGCCAGGCATAGAGAACACAGGAATGAGATGGGGATGAGGGAAGGGGAGataaatgttagaaatgctgctGGTTTTCAATTCTAGTTATTCTAGTTATTTGAGCAAAACATCATCCAATGATCTATGTAGGCTTAGGAAAACATCATCTGCAAATCTGGTTGGAAGAGCTAAGGTTCCCTTGGTATCTTGGTGAGACTGAAATCCCTGGTTTCTTCaattaaattataatttaaagTGTGTTTAAGCTGTTACTGCTTCTTAAAAAAGCTGTCCTTTTCccatcctctctccctccctccctctcctgccaTCCCATCCGCCCACTCATGCTGTTCTGGGCATGCTGTGCAATACAAGTGCTTCTGCTGTCACTCAGTAAAACAGGTTGGAAAACTGATCTGACTGAAGAATTaaacaaatttttttaaatcagttttttttctgcctggatCAGCTCCCTGGTGGAGTTCACCCCACGCACTcttgtgctgggagcagagcacggGCCTGGCATTGACCGTGCCGGAGCTCCCCATCCTCTTGGGGAGAGCTCATCCCAGATggtcctgccagccctgcccaggactCTGTTCCTTACCCAGCAGGGCTTAGTGGTAACCATGGAAAGGCTTTTGGACAAAAGATGCAGCTGTTTGTCCAAGGAGACCGGGAAAAGGGACACAcagtcatggaatcatagaattgtttaggttggaaaagccctctgagatcatcaagtccaactgttcccccagtgctgccaaggccaccaccccaagtgccacatccacacagcttttaaaccCCTCTAGGGATGATaattccaccactgccctgggcaacctgttccagtgtttgataaCCCTTTACGTGAAGAAATTGTTCCTGATATGCAATCCAAAACTCCCCAGCACAACTTGAGGCcgcttcctcttgtcctgtcccttgttccctgggagaagagcctgacccccacctggctacatgCTCGTGTCAGGGGGTTGTAGAGACTGAGAAGGtcccctctgagcctccttttctccaggctgagcccccctcCACTCCCTCAGCCTccgacttgtgctccagaccttttTCCACCTCCGTTGCCCTTCTTTGGACACgccccagcccctcagtgtctttcttgtcatGAGGGGCCCATAAGTGCACAAAGGATTCGAGGTGTGGCTTCATCAGCGTTGAGTGCAGGGGAacaatcactgccctgatcCTGAGGGCCACACTACACGATCATAACATACAGAGCATTTGAGCTGCACACTAAAGTAGGCTGAGGACTTCTGTCTCTGCAAGAAAAATACCAAGAGGCCTTCAGTAGCACCAAAGGAAGGCAttgaaaagcattaaaaagcCCATTTTTTTCAAGCAAACTCTCACAGCCCTGGTACTGactgccacagagctgctgctgagcgGTACCAGGACGTTAAAAGGACAGACATTTTACAGGAATAGTTATGAAAACTAACAAAGAATTTTGGGAAGACTGCAAGCCTGCTTAAATCCATAAACAAAGCAGCCGATGGTTACTCGGGGTTAGGAGTCACCTGCCTTCAGTTCTCCTGCAGTTCTCCTTCAGCTGGTTTGGTGCAAAGCTGGTGCTGTTTGAAACGGGAGAGTTGCTGAGGCTTGGAGGGAGGTGTTGCTCAAATTGCTTGTGAGAAGCTCCCTCTGCTGAGAAATCCAA
Protein-coding sequences here:
- the DHCR24 gene encoding delta(24)-sterol reductase, which encodes MERERAVGAMSALWSVGAGLLLLVLWVRHRGLEAVLVHHRWLFVCLFLLPLSILFDIYYQLRAWAVWRLHSAPRQHAQRVRHIQEQVREWKKEGSKRYMCTGRPGWLTVSLRVGKYKKTHKNIMINLMDVLEVDSERQVVRVEPLVSMGQLTAYLNPMGWTIPVVPELDDLTVGGLIMGTGIESSSHIYGLFQHTCVAYELVLADGSLVRCSPTENSDLFYAVPWSCGTLGFLVAAEIKMIPAKKYVKIHYKPVRGLQKICEKFTEESKKKENSFVEGLMYSLDEAVIMTGVLTDEAEQSKINRIGNYYKPWFFKHVEKYLKADRTGVEYIPSRHYYHRHTRSIFWELQDIIPFGNNPVFRYLFGWMVPPKISLLKLTQGEAIRKLYEQHHVVQDMLVPMKSLEKSIQTFHVDLNVYPIWLCPFILPNNPGMVHPKGNETELYVDIGAYGEPKSKQFEARASMRQMEKFVRSVHGFQMLYADCYMTREEFWDMFDGSLYHKLREQMNCKDAFPEVYDKICKAARH